One window from the genome of Chloroflexaceae bacterium encodes:
- a CDS encoding S9 family peptidase, translating to MPPSPPFGLWPSPFTPRAMATALRFDDVQWDSDGRHVIWLESRDGRGSLWCADVASADAPRELTPGDLSVRGRIGYGGGEFCVHGGAVFFAEASSGRLFRQSLAGGRPRPITPAFGAAAAPACSPDGRWLLFVHTYEDEDCVAVVDAEGRQWPRRLLTGHDFYMWPVWHPSGTQVACVAWDHPRMPWDGSLLYLADLDPASGPAPVVRSVQQIAGGPATSIFQPAFSPDGRFLAYVSDADGWWHIYLYDLTTGSHRRLTSGAAEHGQPAWTQGMRTLAWSREGRRIYYLRNEGGQRRVYVQPVDGGPAQSLSDGEGYTWFAQPSASPGADAVAGIASAPAIPPRLLVADGQRTRVLRRSSGELIPAVQLASALPVTWLAPGAETVHGILYLPPGYVPGGSGPRPPAIVRVHGGPTGQAVLSYSAEVQFLATRGYAVLEVNFRGSTGYGRAYAQALREQWGVLDVADAVAGARYLDAAGIADPERIVIMGGSSGGYTVLEALIQAPGVFRAGVCLYGVTDLFSLAAETHKFEAHYTDWLVGPLPEAAARYRERSPLFHADKIVAPLAIFQGEEDRVVPPNQAEAIVAALRRRGVPHVYHLFPGEGHGWRRAENIERYYTALDAFLRQYVVFA from the coding sequence ATGCCTCCCTCGCCTCCCTTCGGCCTCTGGCCGAGCCCCTTCACGCCGCGCGCGATGGCTACCGCGCTACGTTTCGACGATGTGCAGTGGGACAGCGATGGGCGTCACGTCATCTGGCTGGAGTCGCGCGATGGTCGCGGCAGTCTGTGGTGCGCCGACGTCGCCTCTGCCGACGCCCCCCGCGAGTTGACGCCGGGCGACCTGAGCGTGCGTGGGCGGATCGGCTACGGCGGTGGCGAGTTTTGCGTCCATGGCGGCGCGGTCTTTTTTGCCGAGGCCAGCTCAGGGCGGCTGTTTCGCCAGAGCCTGGCCGGAGGTCGCCCGCGCCCCATCACGCCAGCTTTCGGAGCCGCCGCCGCCCCGGCCTGCTCGCCCGATGGCCGCTGGCTGCTCTTTGTCCACACCTATGAGGATGAGGATTGCGTCGCCGTGGTTGATGCCGAGGGCCGGCAATGGCCCCGGCGCCTGCTGACCGGTCACGATTTCTACATGTGGCCGGTCTGGCATCCCTCTGGCACGCAGGTGGCCTGCGTGGCCTGGGATCACCCCCGGATGCCCTGGGACGGCAGTCTCCTCTACCTGGCTGACCTTGATCCCGCATCGGGGCCGGCGCCGGTCGTTCGGAGCGTGCAACAGATTGCCGGTGGCCCGGCGACGAGCATCTTCCAGCCCGCCTTTTCGCCCGACGGGCGCTTCCTGGCCTATGTCTCTGACGCCGATGGCTGGTGGCACATCTACCTGTACGATCTGACGACCGGGTCTCATCGCCGCCTTACCAGCGGCGCCGCCGAGCACGGCCAGCCTGCCTGGACCCAGGGCATGCGCACCCTGGCCTGGTCGCGGGAGGGGCGCCGTATCTACTATTTGCGCAACGAAGGCGGGCAGCGGCGCGTATATGTGCAACCGGTTGATGGCGGTCCGGCGCAGAGCCTGAGCGACGGCGAAGGGTATACCTGGTTCGCGCAGCCGTCTGCTTCACCTGGCGCCGACGCGGTGGCGGGCATTGCCTCGGCGCCGGCCATCCCCCCGCGCCTCCTGGTCGCCGACGGCCAGCGGACACGGGTGCTGCGCCGCAGTTCCGGCGAACTGATTCCAGCGGTGCAACTGGCCAGCGCGCTGCCAGTCACCTGGCTCGCGCCTGGCGCCGAAACGGTCCACGGCATTCTCTACCTGCCGCCGGGCTACGTGCCCGGCGGGTCTGGCCCGCGCCCCCCGGCCATCGTGCGCGTCCACGGCGGGCCGACAGGCCAGGCGGTGCTCAGCTACAGCGCCGAGGTGCAGTTCCTGGCCACACGCGGCTACGCGGTGCTGGAAGTGAACTTCCGCGGCAGTACCGGCTACGGGCGGGCCTACGCCCAGGCCCTGCGCGAGCAGTGGGGGGTGCTCGATGTCGCCGATGCTGTGGCCGGGGCGCGCTACCTGGACGCGGCGGGCATCGCGGATCCGGAGCGGATCGTCATAATGGGCGGCAGTTCCGGCGGCTACACCGTGCTGGAGGCCCTGATCCAGGCCCCTGGCGTATTCCGGGCGGGGGTCTGTCTCTATGGGGTGACCGATCTCTTCAGCCTCGCCGCCGAGACTCACAAGTTCGAGGCGCACTACACCGACTGGCTGGTCGGGCCGCTGCCCGAAGCCGCTGCGCGCTACCGCGAGCGCTCCCCGCTCTTCCATGCCGACAAGATCGTCGCGCCCCTGGCGATCTTCCAGGGGGAAGAGGACCGGGTGGTGCCGCCCAATCAGGCCGAGGCGATCGTCGCCGCCCTGCGTCGCCGGGGCGTGCCCCATGTTTACCATCTCTTCCCCGGCGAAGGGCATGGCTGGCGCCGCGCCGAGAACATTGAACGCTACTACACGGCCCTTGACGCCTTTCTGCGGCAGTATGTGGTGTTTGCGTGA